The following coding sequences lie in one Vicinamibacteria bacterium genomic window:
- a CDS encoding alpha/beta hydrolase domain-containing protein yields the protein MRLTVTSIGILCLSIAASAEVVRFDVSSRTDLLGGKAFGLAGGYEKMQGTVYLEVDPSLAPNLIITDIDKAPVGDNGRVAFSADFYFIKPKHLERGNGAVLLEVGNRGGKGLLSFFNRAEGSLDPEEASELGDGFLMEEGFALLWVGWQWDTPEVEGRMRMYPAVATDDGKPIRGLVRSDFVVGERRADHSLADRNHIAYPVADPDLPENVMTVRDDVEDERRIIPRSQWRFARLSRGEVVDDPRSVYLEGGFEPNRIYEIVYVSENPPLVGLGPAAIRDVVAHLKYEGAAELSVGKGELDRALAFGISQSGRFLRTFLYYGFNEDEAHRRVFDGVIAHVAGGGRGSFNHRFAQASRDAHPYLNFFHPTDIFPFTDREQVDFRTGTNDGLLVYQKPEHLPKVFYTNSSYEYWGRAASLIHTSIDGREDAKLMDNVRIYQFAGTQHGPTRFPPERTLGQQPSNPMDFRWSMRALLVAMDRWTREEADPPESQYPRIEEGSLVAPQNLGFPELPGVSVSDRVHKAYRVDYGERFKTDGVVTKEPPEVSGTYPILVPAVDGDGNERAGIRLPEQAVPLATYTGWNLFNDASGPTDTLSSMQGSFIPFPGTEKERQAKGDPRLSIEARYRDRTEYLGRVAEAAIELVNEGYLLARDVVPVIELASEHWDYLNAKQ from the coding sequence ATGAGACTTACCGTCACCTCGATCGGAATCCTCTGTCTCTCGATTGCGGCCAGCGCCGAGGTCGTCCGTTTCGATGTCTCTTCGCGTACCGACCTTCTTGGCGGGAAGGCCTTCGGCCTCGCCGGCGGCTACGAAAAAATGCAGGGGACGGTATATCTCGAGGTCGACCCCAGCCTCGCGCCCAACTTGATCATCACCGACATCGACAAGGCACCGGTGGGCGACAACGGGCGCGTGGCCTTCTCAGCGGATTTCTACTTCATCAAGCCGAAGCACCTCGAGCGCGGAAACGGCGCTGTCCTGCTCGAGGTCGGAAACCGTGGAGGCAAGGGGCTTCTCTCTTTCTTCAACCGGGCCGAGGGCAGCCTCGATCCCGAGGAAGCCTCGGAGCTCGGAGATGGGTTTCTGATGGAGGAAGGATTCGCCCTCCTCTGGGTCGGATGGCAGTGGGACACACCTGAGGTCGAGGGACGGATGCGCATGTATCCCGCGGTCGCGACCGACGACGGGAAGCCGATTCGCGGCCTGGTGCGAAGCGATTTCGTCGTCGGCGAACGCCGCGCGGACCACTCACTCGCGGATCGAAACCACATCGCTTACCCGGTCGCCGATCCCGACCTGCCGGAGAACGTGATGACGGTGCGGGACGACGTGGAAGACGAGCGACGAATCATCCCGCGATCCCAGTGGCGTTTCGCGAGGCTTTCCCGCGGCGAGGTCGTGGACGACCCGCGCAGCGTCTACCTGGAAGGCGGCTTCGAGCCGAACCGCATCTACGAGATCGTCTACGTTTCCGAGAACCCGCCCCTCGTCGGTCTCGGTCCTGCGGCGATTCGAGATGTCGTGGCACATCTGAAATACGAGGGGGCAGCGGAATTGTCAGTGGGCAAGGGTGAGCTCGACCGTGCGCTCGCGTTCGGAATATCGCAGAGCGGTCGATTTCTGAGAACCTTCCTTTATTACGGGTTCAACGAGGACGAAGCTCATCGTCGTGTGTTCGACGGCGTGATCGCCCACGTGGCGGGCGGCGGCCGCGGAAGCTTCAACCACCGGTTCGCGCAGGCCTCGCGAGACGCGCACCCCTATTTGAACTTCTTTCATCCCACCGACATCTTTCCCTTCACCGACCGCGAACAGGTCGACTTCCGAACGGGCACGAACGACGGCCTGCTCGTCTATCAGAAGCCCGAGCACCTTCCCAAAGTCTTCTACACCAACTCGTCCTACGAGTACTGGGGCCGGGCGGCGTCGCTCATCCACACGAGCATCGACGGTCGCGAAGACGCGAAGCTCATGGACAACGTTCGCATCTACCAGTTCGCCGGGACGCAGCACGGGCCGACCCGCTTCCCTCCAGAAAGGACGCTGGGACAGCAGCCCAGCAATCCGATGGACTTTCGTTGGTCGATGCGTGCTCTGCTCGTCGCCATGGATCGCTGGACCCGGGAGGAAGCGGATCCGCCCGAGAGCCAGTATCCTCGGATCGAGGAAGGATCCCTCGTCGCCCCGCAAAATCTTGGCTTCCCCGAGCTTCCCGGCGTCTCGGTCAGCGATCGGGTGCACAAAGCCTATCGCGTGGACTACGGCGAGCGCTTCAAGACCGACGGGGTCGTCACCAAGGAGCCCCCAGAGGTCAGCGGAACATATCCGATCCTCGTGCCGGCAGTCGATGGGGACGGCAACGAGCGGGCCGGCATCCGCCTGCCGGAGCAGGCCGTTCCGCTCGCGACCTATACCGGCTGGAACCTATTCAACGACGCATCCGGTCCCACCGACACCCTGTCGAGCATGCAGGGCTCGTTCATACCCTTCCCCGGGACCGAGAAGGAAAGGCAGGCAAAGGGCGATCCTCGCCTCTCGATCGAGGCACGCTATCGAGACCGCACAGAGTATCTCGGGCGCGTGGCCGAAGCCGCCATCGAGCTCGTGAATGAAGGCTACTTGCTCGCCCGAGACGTCGTTCCCGTGATCGAGCTCGCTAGCGAGCACTGGGATTACTTGAACGCAAAGCAGTGA